A region from the Campylobacter blaseri genome encodes:
- the metX gene encoding homoserine O-acetyltransferase MetX has product MKISTETEYFNEPLYLESGRILPSYNLVYETYGELNSDKSNAIVVCHALTGSHHAAGRYKDEVKSGWWDSLIGNDKAIDTKKYFVICVNILASPFGSTCPLDIDKTTGKEYRTKFPVVVISDVVNAQIKLFKRLGIKEAYAVIGGSLGGMQALCFAIEHPRFSKRVIMLASTYATRPWAIAFNKIAIEGIVNDPEFNGGYYDRYKIASEGLKGMAIGRMAGHISFLSPDSTLKKFGREYVETDGLYELKGRFQIDRYMEYNGHNFSKRFDPLCYLYIVKMMNIFDCTRHFDSLEDALSLIKSRLTLISFKGDMLFMPSEMEEIYKAMVKTDRKNMVEYFEIDSNYGHDAFLVETDKFDFYIKKALEWKK; this is encoded by the coding sequence GTGAAAATATCTACAGAAACAGAGTATTTTAACGAGCCACTTTATTTAGAAAGTGGCCGTATACTACCTTCATATAATCTTGTTTATGAAACATACGGAGAGCTAAATAGCGATAAAAGTAATGCAATAGTAGTTTGTCATGCATTAACAGGCTCTCACCATGCAGCAGGAAGATATAAAGATGAAGTAAAATCTGGATGGTGGGATTCTTTAATAGGCAATGATAAAGCAATTGATACAAAGAAATATTTTGTAATCTGTGTAAATATTTTAGCTAGTCCTTTTGGATCTACTTGTCCACTTGATATAGATAAAACCACCGGTAAAGAGTATAGAACAAAATTTCCTGTTGTTGTAATTAGTGATGTTGTAAATGCTCAAATAAAACTATTTAAAAGACTTGGTATCAAGGAAGCTTATGCTGTAATTGGTGGAAGCTTAGGAGGTATGCAAGCTCTTTGTTTTGCTATAGAGCACCCTCGGTTTAGTAAAAGGGTTATAATGCTTGCAAGCACCTATGCAACAAGACCTTGGGCTATAGCTTTTAATAAAATTGCTATTGAGGGCATTGTTAATGACCCTGAGTTTAATGGCGGATATTATGATAGATACAAGATAGCAAGTGAAGGCTTAAAAGGTATGGCTATTGGGAGAATGGCAGGACATATAAGCTTTTTAAGTCCTGATTCAACCTTAAAGAAATTTGGAAGAGAGTATGTTGAGACAGATGGTCTTTATGAGTTAAAAGGTAGGTTTCAAATAGATAGATATATGGAGTATAATGGGCATAACTTTTCTAAAAGATTTGATCCGCTTTGTTATCTTTATATAGTAAAAATGATGAATATATTTGACTGTACAAGGCATTTTGATAGCTTAGAAGATGCACTGTCTTTGATAAAATCAAGACTCACACTTATATCTTTTAAAGGAGATATGCTTTTTATGCCTTCTGAAATGGAAGAGATATATAAGGCAATGGTTAAAACTGATAGAAAAAATATGGTAGAATATTTTGAGATAGACAGTAACTACGGACATGACGCATTTTTAGTTGAAACTGATAAATTTGATTTTTATATAAAAAAGGCATTAGAGTGGAAAAAATAG
- the ileS gene encoding isoleucine--tRNA ligase, whose protein sequence is MDYKDTLILPQTSFEMRGNLPQNEPKRFKKWYDENAYEMMKEKRKNAEKSFNLHDGPPYANGHLHIGHALNKVLKDIILKTHYFFGEDIRYVPGWDCHGLPIEQQVESKLGDKKNSLSKSVIREHCREHAREFINIQRDEFKSLGVVGDWEDPYITMKFKFESDIYKTLCKIAQKGLLVERSKPVFWSWAAKSALAEAEVEYKDKEDYSIYVAFDLSNEACKKLGVQKAKAVIWTTTPWTLPANEAISLSPSEKYVVTSEDYIFAKPLLEVLISKNITEGKIVKEFDSQELEGEFAINPLNDRKSKIILGDHVLMDGGTGLVHTAPGHGEDDYFVALKYGIDITMPVDEEGKYDKTLKVKKLFRDDIVDKMVGVHIFKANEIILELLGDNLIHSSKFTHSYPYCWRTHKPVIYRATKQWFIAMDEPKLDGKTLREVALKEIENVTFYPKSGIKRLQSMVENRPDWCISRQRDWGVPIAFFRDKTTKEPIFDEDILNNVANIFEEKGADAWWDLEISELLPKNSKYNPENLEKVMDILDVWFDSGSTWNAVLNSGEYDAGAYQTDMYLEGSDQHRGWFQSSLLISCAVNAKAPYKSILTHGFTVDEKGQKMSKSVGNVIAPSDVAKEYGVEILRLWVGLSDYSSDLKISKNILKQVSEQYRKIRNTIRFLLANVSDLEKIDTDNFNSLDMWILSRATTVFNETATAFKNYDFSKGFSLIMNFISVDLSGIYLDICKDRLYCDELNSTRRRSAQSAMAIIAKELLALIAPTLTYTVDEAIENAPKVIKENSNSVFDIIYSGINYKSDENYELLLKAREKFSEVIDTLKKDKSIKSTLELALQTSSDEILKADRLAMSDWFLVSDIEEINSDEYLVEFNVLDEVFRLVKSKKYKCPRCWKFSAEVEGEVCPRCKEVLNAK, encoded by the coding sequence ATGGATTATAAAGATACGCTTATTTTACCACAAACATCGTTTGAAATGAGGGGTAATTTACCGCAAAATGAACCTAAAAGGTTTAAAAAATGGTATGATGAAAATGCTTATGAAATGATGAAAGAGAAAAGAAAAAACGCAGAAAAGAGTTTTAATCTTCACGATGGACCTCCTTATGCAAATGGGCATTTGCATATAGGACATGCATTAAATAAGGTTTTAAAAGATATTATCTTAAAAACTCACTACTTTTTTGGCGAAGATATCCGCTATGTTCCAGGCTGGGATTGTCATGGACTTCCGATAGAACAACAAGTTGAAAGTAAACTTGGAGATAAAAAAAACAGTTTAAGTAAAAGTGTCATAAGAGAGCATTGTAGAGAGCATGCAAGAGAGTTTATAAATATTCAAAGAGATGAGTTTAAATCTTTAGGTGTTGTTGGGGATTGGGAAGATCCTTATATTACAATGAAGTTTAAATTTGAATCAGACATTTATAAAACTTTATGTAAAATTGCACAAAAAGGGCTTTTGGTTGAAAGAAGCAAACCTGTATTTTGGAGCTGGGCTGCAAAAAGTGCATTGGCTGAGGCTGAGGTTGAGTATAAAGATAAAGAGGATTACTCAATCTATGTTGCATTTGATTTAAGCAATGAGGCTTGTAAAAAACTTGGAGTGCAAAAAGCAAAAGCAGTTATCTGGACTACAACTCCTTGGACTTTACCTGCAAATGAGGCGATATCTCTAAGCCCTAGTGAAAAATATGTTGTTACAAGTGAAGACTATATTTTTGCAAAACCTTTGTTGGAAGTTTTAATAAGTAAAAACATAACAGAGGGAAAAATAGTAAAAGAATTTGACTCACAAGAGCTAGAAGGTGAGTTTGCTATAAATCCACTAAATGATAGAAAATCTAAAATTATTTTAGGCGATCATGTTTTAATGGATGGCGGAACAGGACTTGTTCATACAGCTCCAGGACATGGTGAGGATGACTATTTTGTAGCTTTGAAATATGGCATTGATATAACTATGCCTGTTGATGAAGAGGGGAAATATGATAAAACTTTAAAGGTTAAAAAACTTTTTAGAGATGATATTGTTGATAAAATGGTTGGCGTTCACATCTTCAAAGCAAATGAGATAATCTTAGAATTATTAGGAGATAACTTAATCCACTCTAGTAAATTTACCCACTCTTATCCATATTGTTGGAGAACTCATAAACCTGTAATTTATAGAGCTACAAAGCAATGGTTTATAGCAATGGATGAACCAAAATTAGATGGCAAGACTTTAAGAGAGGTTGCATTAAAAGAGATAGAAAATGTAACATTTTATCCAAAAAGTGGGATAAAAAGACTTCAGTCTATGGTGGAAAATAGACCTGATTGGTGTATATCAAGACAAAGAGATTGGGGAGTTCCTATCGCATTTTTTAGAGATAAAACTACGAAAGAGCCAATTTTTGATGAGGATATTTTAAACAATGTTGCCAACATTTTTGAAGAAAAAGGTGCAGATGCTTGGTGGGATTTAGAAATTAGTGAACTTTTACCAAAAAACTCAAAATATAATCCAGAAAATTTAGAAAAAGTTATGGATATTTTAGATGTTTGGTTTGATAGCGGAAGCACTTGGAATGCTGTTTTAAATAGTGGAGAGTATGATGCTGGAGCATATCAAACAGATATGTATTTAGAAGGAAGCGATCAACATCGTGGCTGGTTCCAAAGCTCACTTTTAATAAGTTGTGCAGTTAATGCAAAAGCACCATATAAAAGCATTTTAACACATGGATTTACTGTTGATGAAAAAGGGCAAAAGATGAGTAAATCTGTCGGTAATGTTATAGCACCTAGTGATGTTGCCAAAGAGTATGGTGTAGAAATTTTAAGGCTTTGGGTTGGGTTAAGTGATTACTCAAGTGATTTAAAAATTAGTAAAAATATCTTAAAACAAGTAAGCGAGCAATATAGAAAGATAAGAAATACTATTAGATTTTTGCTTGCAAATGTTAGTGATTTAGAAAAAATAGATACAGATAATTTCAACTCTTTGGATATGTGGATATTATCTCGTGCTACAACTGTATTTAATGAAACAGCAACTGCTTTTAAAAATTATGATTTTTCAAAAGGCTTTAGCTTGATTATGAACTTTATAAGTGTGGATTTAAGCGGAATTTACCTTGATATTTGCAAAGATAGACTTTATTGTGATGAGTTAAATAGTACAAGAAGAAGAAGTGCACAAAGTGCTATGGCAATAATTGCAAAAGAGCTTTTAGCCCTGATAGCACCAACTTTAACCTATACAGTTGATGAAGCAATTGAAAATGCACCAAAGGTTATAAAAGAAAATAGTAATAGTGTCTTTGACATTATTTATAGTGGAATAAACTATAAAAGCGATGAAAATTATGAACTTCTTTTAAAAGCAAGAGAGAAATTTTCAGAAGTTATAGATACTCTTAAAAAAGATAAAAGTATTAAATCAACTTTAGAATTAGCTCTTCAAACAAGTTCAGATGAAATTTTAAAAGCTGATAGATTAGCTATGTCGGATTGGTTTTTAGTAAGTGATATTGAAGAGATTAATAGTGATGAGTATTTGGTTGAATTTAATGTTTTGGATGAGGTATTTAGACTAGTTAAATCCAAAAAATATAAATGCCCAAGATGTTGGAAATTTAGTGCAGAAGTTGAAGGTGAAGTTTGCCCAAGATGTAAAGAGGTTTTAAATGCTAAGTGA
- the xseB gene encoding exodeoxyribonuclease VII small subunit — protein sequence MEKIDSFEDKIEKINLLLERLKDENLSLDESVKLYKDGMGILKEAKNILENAKLEIIEIEKEDE from the coding sequence GTGGAAAAAATAGATAGTTTTGAAGATAAAATTGAAAAAATAAACCTTCTTTTAGAGAGATTAAAAGATGAAAATTTAAGTTTAGATGAGAGTGTTAAGTTATATAAAGATGGTATGGGAATTTTAAAAGAAGCAAAAAATATTTTAGAAAATGCTAAGCTTGAAATCATAGAAATAGAAAAAGAAGATGAGTAA
- the guaB gene encoding IMP dehydrogenase, whose protein sequence is MNITKKALTFEDVLLVPQYSEVLPKEVDLRTKFSKNINLNIPIVSAAMDTVTEYRTAIMMARLGGIGVIHKNMDIHTQVRMVKRVKKSESGVIIDPIFIKAEATVKDALDIMSEYRISGVPVVDDNNVLIGILTNRDLRFETDTAALVGEKMTKAPLITAPKGCTLDDAEKIFRSNKVEKLPIVDENGRLDGLITIKDLKKRAEYPNANKDKYGRLIVAAAIGVGQIDRAEALVEAGVDAIVMDSAHGHSKGIINTLKELKAKFDVDVVVGNVANSVSIKDLAEAGADGIKVGIGPGSICTTRIVTGVGFPQITAISDCADEAKKYGIPIIGDGGIKYSGDIAKGLAAGASSIMIGSLLAGCEESPGDMITYQGRRYKVYRGMGSLGAMQKGSADRYFQEGTASEKFVPEGIEGRVPYAGPLSSVIYQLVGGVKSSMGYCGSKDIPTFQEKAEFVQITTAGLKESHVHDVVITKEAPNYRVE, encoded by the coding sequence ATGAATATAACAAAAAAAGCTTTAACTTTTGAAGATGTACTTTTGGTTCCTCAGTATTCTGAGGTATTACCAAAAGAAGTTGATTTAAGAACAAAATTTAGTAAAAATATAAATTTGAATATTCCAATAGTAAGCGCTGCTATGGATACAGTTACCGAGTATAGAACTGCTATTATGATGGCAAGACTCGGAGGCATTGGTGTAATTCATAAAAATATGGATATTCATACCCAAGTTAGAATGGTAAAAAGAGTTAAGAAAAGTGAAAGTGGTGTTATAATAGATCCTATTTTTATAAAAGCTGAGGCTACTGTAAAAGATGCTTTAGATATTATGTCTGAATATAGAATTTCAGGAGTTCCTGTAGTTGATGATAATAATGTTTTAATAGGAATTTTAACCAATCGTGATTTAAGATTTGAAACAGATACAGCCGCGTTAGTTGGTGAAAAAATGACAAAAGCACCACTTATAACAGCACCAAAAGGTTGTACCCTTGATGATGCAGAGAAGATTTTTAGAAGCAATAAAGTTGAAAAACTTCCAATTGTAGATGAAAACGGAAGACTTGATGGGCTTATTACTATAAAAGATCTAAAGAAAAGAGCAGAATATCCAAATGCAAACAAAGACAAATATGGAAGACTAATAGTTGCAGCTGCTATTGGTGTTGGGCAAATTGATAGGGCTGAGGCTTTGGTTGAAGCTGGAGTTGATGCAATTGTTATGGACTCAGCTCACGGACATTCAAAAGGCATTATTAACACACTAAAAGAGTTAAAAGCTAAATTTGATGTTGATGTTGTTGTTGGAAATGTTGCAAATTCTGTTAGCATTAAAGACTTAGCAGAGGCTGGTGCTGATGGTATTAAAGTAGGAATTGGACCTGGAAGTATATGTACAACTAGAATTGTAACAGGTGTTGGATTTCCTCAAATTACAGCTATTAGCGATTGTGCAGATGAGGCTAAAAAATATGGAATTCCAATAATTGGAGATGGTGGAATTAAATATTCAGGTGATATAGCAAAGGGATTGGCAGCTGGAGCAAGCTCTATAATGATAGGAAGTCTTCTTGCTGGATGTGAAGAGAGCCCAGGCGATATGATAACTTATCAAGGTAGAAGATATAAAGTCTATAGAGGGATGGGATCACTTGGTGCTATGCAAAAAGGAAGTGCAGATAGATATTTCCAAGAAGGCACTGCATCAGAAAAATTTGTTCCTGAGGGAATTGAAGGTAGAGTTCCATATGCAGGACCACTAAGTAGTGTTATATACCAACTTGTAGGTGGTGTAAAAAGCTCTATGGGGTATTGTGGTAGTAAAGATATACCAACTTTTCAGGAAAAAGCTGAGTTTGTTCAAATTACAACTGCAGGACTTAAAGAGAGCCATGTTCATGATGTTGTTATAACAAAAGAGGCACCAAATTATAGAGTTGAGTAG
- the gatA gene encoding Asp-tRNA(Asn)/Glu-tRNA(Gln) amidotransferase subunit GatA, with protein sequence MISLKEALKLPADEINKLRKELEVKIKEDKELGAYVEQLTNGDISISGEGIPIAIKDNIQVKNWSVTSCSKILQGYVAPYDATVIKKLREAKLSPFGRTNMDEFAMGGTTESSFYGKTLNPIDKSRVPGGSSGGSAAAVGGGLAIVALGSDTGGSIRQPAAFCGCVGFKPSYGRVSRYGLGAYSSSLDQIGPITQNVEDAAILYDIISGYDEKDSTSYNGEYQTTADKLNKNRKFTIAVIQNYIDQADSEIRDRLLEVIEKLKKDGHKIIYKNFSNANYDIATYCIISTAEASANLSRFDGIRYGRRAEANSLGELYSKTRGEGFGSEVKRRILLGTFVLSSGYYDAYYVKAQKAREFISKEYEEIFKEADIVFMPVTPTTAYKLGANKTPMETFLGDLYTVGVNLAGIPAISVPVGKDKDGLNISAQIVGKKYDEQSVLDGGLILEKIVKE encoded by the coding sequence GTGATAAGCTTAAAAGAAGCATTAAAACTTCCAGCAGATGAAATAAATAAATTAAGAAAAGAGCTTGAAGTTAAGATAAAAGAAGACAAAGAACTTGGAGCATATGTTGAGCAATTAACTAATGGTGATATTTCCATAAGTGGAGAGGGAATTCCCATAGCCATTAAGGACAATATTCAAGTAAAAAATTGGAGCGTTACATCTTGTTCAAAAATACTTCAAGGCTATGTTGCTCCTTATGATGCAACAGTTATTAAAAAGCTAAGAGAGGCAAAACTATCTCCTTTTGGAAGAACAAATATGGATGAGTTTGCTATGGGTGGAACTACTGAGTCATCTTTTTATGGCAAAACTCTAAACCCAATTGATAAAAGCAGAGTCCCAGGTGGAAGTAGTGGAGGAAGTGCGGCTGCTGTTGGTGGCGGGCTTGCTATTGTAGCTTTGGGAAGTGATACGGGCGGAAGTATCAGACAACCTGCTGCATTTTGTGGATGCGTTGGATTTAAGCCAAGTTATGGAAGAGTTAGCAGGTATGGCTTGGGTGCGTATTCAAGTAGCTTAGATCAAATAGGACCAATAACTCAAAATGTTGAAGACGCTGCTATTTTATATGATATTATTTCAGGATATGATGAAAAGGATAGTACAAGTTATAATGGTGAGTATCAAACTACTGCTGATAAGCTAAATAAAAATAGAAAATTTACAATAGCTGTTATACAAAACTACATAGATCAAGCTGATAGTGAGATTAGAGATAGACTTTTAGAGGTAATTGAAAAGCTAAAAAAAGATGGTCATAAAATTATATATAAAAATTTTTCAAATGCAAATTATGATATAGCGACCTATTGTATCATATCAACAGCTGAGGCTAGTGCAAATTTAAGCAGATTTGATGGTATTAGATACGGAAGAAGAGCTGAGGCTAATAGTTTGGGTGAGCTATACTCAAAAACTAGAGGTGAGGGCTTTGGGTCTGAGGTAAAAAGAAGAATATTGCTTGGAACTTTTGTTTTAAGTAGTGGGTATTATGATGCTTATTATGTAAAAGCTCAAAAAGCTAGAGAATTTATAAGTAAAGAGTATGAAGAGATTTTTAAAGAGGCTGATATTGTCTTTATGCCCGTTACTCCAACTACAGCTTACAAGCTAGGCGCTAATAAAACTCCTATGGAAACATTTCTAGGAGATCTTTATACAGTTGGGGTAAATTTAGCAGGAATTCCTGCAATCTCTGTTCCTGTTGGTAAAGATAAAGATGGTCTTAATATAAGTGCTCAAATAGTAGGTAAAAAATACGATGAACAAAGTGTTTTGGACGGCGGTTTGATTTTAGAAAAGATAGTAAAGGAATAA
- a CDS encoding carbon-nitrogen hydrolase family protein, whose product MSKICIIQLPTLSMSEARIDYYIRVVKDNGACMVVLGEYVLNSFLNELLKMPKNLIKEQISHKKELMRELAKKYDITIVAPFLHPKGDGFIKGISKFSPKSTKFWQQNILINYHHWNEKKFFLNDAKEINLPVFNHDKFKYGVISGFESHFDICWQYMMKNRVDVVLVPTSSTFDSNLRWEELLKIRAFTNQVYVLRANRIGKTKFEGKIYEFYGDSFAVSPNGIISSRLKKEEGILLFELCKDELKEERKAWKFREIIEEREIK is encoded by the coding sequence ATGAGTAAAATTTGCATTATTCAACTTCCTACTCTTTCTATGAGTGAGGCAAGGATTGATTACTATATAAGAGTTGTAAAAGACAATGGTGCTTGCATGGTTGTTCTTGGTGAATATGTTTTAAATAGCTTTTTAAATGAACTTTTAAAAATGCCAAAAAATTTAATAAAAGAGCAAATTTCACACAAAAAAGAGCTTATGAGAGAGCTTGCTAAAAAATACGACATAACTATAGTTGCTCCTTTTTTACATCCTAAAGGGGATGGTTTCATCAAAGGCATATCAAAATTTTCACCAAAATCAACTAAATTTTGGCAACAAAATATACTTATTAACTATCATCATTGGAATGAAAAAAAGTTTTTTTTAAATGATGCAAAAGAGATAAATCTTCCAGTTTTTAACCACGATAAATTTAAATATGGCGTTATAAGTGGTTTTGAATCTCATTTTGATATCTGTTGGCAATATATGATGAAAAACAGAGTTGATGTAGTTTTGGTTCCAACATCTTCAACATTTGATTCAAACTTAAGATGGGAAGAGCTTTTAAAAATTAGAGCTTTTACAAATCAAGTTTATGTTTTAAGAGCAAATCGTATAGGCAAAACTAAATTTGAGGGAAAAATTTATGAGTTTTATGGTGATAGTTTTGCTGTTTCTCCAAATGGAATTATAAGTAGTAGATTAAAAAAAGAAGAGGGAATTTTACTCTTTGAGCTTTGCAAGGATGAGTTAAAAGAGGAAAGAAAAGCTTGGAAATTTAGAGAAATTATAGAAGAAAGGGAAATTAAATGA